A single window of Streptomyces cathayae DNA harbors:
- the carA gene encoding glutamine-hydrolyzing carbamoyl-phosphate synthase small subunit — MTTSTRGTTSRKKVLPAVLVLEDGRVFRGRAYGAVGETFGEAVFSTGMTGYQETLTDPSYHRQVVVMTTPHVGNTGVNDDDPESQRIWVAGYVVRDPARVPSNWRSRRALDEELAAQGVVGISGIDTRALTRHLRERGAMRVGIFSGDAVRDDAALLADVREAPEMKGADLAAEVATTEPYVVPAVGPDGAPLPAGTAKFTVAAIDLGIKGMTAQRMTQRGIEVHVLPANATLDDVYAVNPDGVFFSNGPGDPATADQPVSVMRGVLERGTPLFGICFGNQILGRALGFGTYKLKYGHRGINQPVQDRGTGKVEITSHNHGFAVDAPIDKVSETPFGRVEVSHVCLNDNVVEGLRLLDRPAFSVQYHPEAAAGPHDAAHLFDRFVSLMEGQRA, encoded by the coding sequence ATGACAACCTCCACCAGGGGAACCACCTCTCGCAAGAAGGTGCTTCCCGCCGTACTCGTCCTGGAGGACGGCCGGGTCTTCCGCGGCCGTGCCTACGGGGCGGTGGGGGAGACCTTCGGCGAAGCGGTGTTCTCCACCGGGATGACCGGCTACCAGGAGACCCTCACCGACCCGTCCTACCACCGCCAGGTCGTCGTGATGACCACGCCGCACGTCGGCAACACAGGCGTCAACGACGACGACCCCGAGTCCCAGCGGATCTGGGTCGCCGGCTACGTCGTGCGCGACCCCGCGCGCGTGCCGTCCAACTGGCGCTCCCGCCGCGCCCTGGATGAGGAGCTCGCCGCCCAGGGCGTCGTCGGCATCAGCGGCATCGACACCCGCGCGCTGACCCGGCACCTGCGCGAACGGGGCGCCATGCGCGTCGGCATCTTCAGCGGCGACGCCGTACGGGACGACGCCGCACTGCTGGCCGACGTGCGGGAGGCCCCCGAGATGAAGGGCGCCGACCTCGCCGCCGAGGTCGCCACCACCGAGCCGTACGTCGTCCCCGCCGTCGGCCCCGACGGCGCGCCCCTCCCGGCCGGCACCGCGAAGTTCACCGTCGCCGCGATCGACCTCGGCATCAAGGGCATGACCGCCCAGCGCATGACACAGCGCGGCATCGAGGTGCACGTCCTGCCCGCGAACGCCACCCTCGACGACGTCTACGCCGTCAACCCCGACGGGGTGTTCTTCTCCAACGGCCCCGGCGACCCCGCCACCGCCGACCAGCCCGTCTCCGTGATGCGGGGCGTCCTGGAACGCGGCACCCCGCTCTTCGGGATCTGCTTCGGCAACCAGATCCTCGGCCGCGCCCTCGGCTTCGGCACCTACAAGCTGAAGTACGGCCACCGCGGCATCAACCAGCCGGTGCAGGACCGCGGCACCGGCAAGGTCGAAATCACCTCGCACAACCACGGCTTCGCCGTCGACGCCCCGATCGACAAGGTCTCCGAGACCCCGTTCGGCCGGGTGGAGGTGTCCCACGTCTGCCTCAACGACAACGTGGTGGAGGGGCTCCGCCTGCTCGACCGGCCGGCCTTCAGCGTCCAGTACCACCCGGAGGCGGCGGCGGGCCCGCACGACGCCGCCCACCTGTTCGACCGCTTCGTATCCCTGATGGAGGGCCAGCGTGCCTAA